A genomic window from Pagrus major chromosome 23, Pma_NU_1.0 includes:
- the narfl gene encoding cytosolic Fe-S cluster assembly factor narfl, translating into MASVFSGVLQLTDLDDFITPSQECVKPVKLEKKPGKSLAKIQIEDDGSYVQVNLDGGKQKLQKAKITLNDCLACSGCVTSAESVLITQQSHEELFKVLLNNKAGATEQKVVVVSVSPQSRASLAARYDLSSTEAGRKLTSFFKGLGVHHVFETSFSRTFSLLESQREFVERFQRKEQDSNCLPMMTSACPGWICYAEKTHGEFILPYISTTRSPQAMMGSLVKGYFAEKEGLSPHQIYHVAVMPCFDKKLEASRLDFYLDKAETREVDCVITSGEVQKMLEEKNVSLSDVEPAPLDEMFSSVSGGEFLSHAGSGSGGYLHHVFTHAAKKLFGEDLKELTYRTLRNNDFQEVTLEKNGVVVLCFASTYGFRNIQNLVQKLKRGKSPYHFVEVMACPSGCLNGGGQLKPLPGQDPKELLQKVEKLYKAERPLSPEDDARVAELYQSWLHSVGEERAKALLHTQYHTVEKMTNGLAMKW; encoded by the exons ATGGCTTCTGTGTTCAGCGGTGTGCTGCAGTTGACAGACCTCGATGATTTTATCACCCCCTCACAG GAATGTGTCAAACCTGTCAAATTAGAGAAGAAACCAGGCAAATCTCTGGCCAAAATTCAAATAGAAGATGATGGCAGTTACGTCCAAGTCAACCTG GATGGTGGGAAGCAGAAGCTGCAGAAAGCAAAGATCACGCTGAATGACTGTCTGGCCTGCAGTGGCTGTGTCACTTCGGCTGAGAGCGTCCTCATCACGCAGCAGAGCCACGAGGAGCTCTTTAAAGTGCTGCTGAACAACAAG GCTGGTGCGACAGAGCagaaggtggtggtggtgtcgGTGTCACCGCAGTCCAGAGCCTCCCTCGCAGCACGGTATGACCTCAGCAGCACTGAGGCAGGCAGGAAGCTTACGTCTTTCTTCAAAGGCCTTG gggttcatcatgtgtttgagaCCAGCTTTAGTCGGACCTTCAGCCTGCTGGAGAGCCAGAGAGAGTTTGTGGAACGTTTCCAGAGGAAGGAGCAGGACAGCAATTGTCTGCCCATGATGACATCGGCCTGTCCAG gTTGGATTTGCTATGCAGAGAAGACCCACGGGGAGTTCATTCTTCCATACATAAGTACCACTCGCTCCCCCCAGGCGATGATGGGTTCTCTGGTTAAAGGATACTTTGCTGAAAAAGAG GGGCTCAGTCCGCATCAGATCTATCATGTGGCAGTAATGCCCTGCTTTGACAAGAAACTCGAAGCCTCAAGGTTAGACTTCTACCTGGACAAAGCTGAGACTCGAGAAGTGGACTGCGTCATCACCTCAG GAGAGGTTCAGAAAATGCTGGAGGAGAAAAATGTTTCTCTAAGCGATGTGGAACCTGCACCCCTTGATGAAAT GTTCAGCAGCGTGAGTGGGGGTGAGTTCCTGAGCCATGCTGGGAGCGGGTCAGGGGGTTACCTCCATCATGTGTTCACCCATGCTGCCAAGAAGCTGTTTGGAGAAGACCTAAAGGAGCTCACCTACAGGACCCTCAG GAATAATGACTTCCAGGAAGTGACTCTAGAGAAAAATGGAGTAGTTGTGCTGTGCTTTGCGTCCACATACGGCTTCCGCAACATCCAGAACCTAGTGCAGAAGCTCAAGAGGGGAAAGTCTCCATACCACTTTGTGGAAGTTATGGCCTGTCCGTCAG GCTGTCTAAATGGTGGTGGACAGCTGAAGCCTTTACCTGGTCAGGACCCAAAGGAGCTTCTCCAGAAGGTTGAGAAGCTCTACAAAGCAGAGCGCCCCCTATCGCCAGAGGACGACGCTCGTGTAGCCGAGCTGTACCAGTCCTGGCTTCACAGCGTCGGGGAGGAGAGAGCCAAAGCGCTGCTGCACACGCAGTACCACACTGTGGAGAAGATGACAAACGGACTGGCTATGAAGTGGTGA